The Alnus glutinosa chromosome 1, dhAlnGlut1.1, whole genome shotgun sequence region AAGGGTTGATTAAAAATGCCACATCACAATTATGAAatagttgtaagataaaaaaTGTAGTTCATACCATTGCTCCTAATTTTTACTTGGATATCCAATTTCCATATATTAATTACTTGTATTCTATTTTCTAATGATTTCAAACGAAACACCCTTAATTTTCTGCTTCTTTGTCTTAATGCCCAAACTAGACCCATTTTCTAATGATGCAAATTGTCTTACATAAAacttggttgtgtttttgcagGTAATTTGATATAGCTGAGCACATTAAAGCTGAAGCAAGCAATGCACACAAGGCCGTAAATCAGATTCTCTTTGGGCTTGCATTGATGATTATGGGGCATGGATTATAGGTTTCAAATGTTTTGggttttaattatgtatttggatttgaattatgTAATAAGTAtgcatttgaattttgaaatatGTAAGCTAGTAGATTGTTGTTGTGAAGtatttgaatttggatttgaatttggatttggatttggatttggattttggatttggatttggaaatgaaaatggatttggatttggattttgattttgattttgatttttgcaagttaaaataaatgaattttgtATTAAGGATTTTTTTAGTGCCAATGAagttaatattaaaaaaaaaattattctagacggtttaggccaaaaccgtccataattatTTCTGGACGATTTTGGCCCAAAccttttggaattaattccagACGGTTGGGGAAAACCGTCCAGAACTAGTTCTGGACAGTTTGTGCCAAATCGTCTGGAATTCCGGATGGTTtgacccaaaccgtccataacctgGATTGCCGAACCatatttttggacggttttataaaccgtccagaattctcagattttttgtagtgaatcaagtgtttaatgaaaattttgattttctagggattgaaatttttttgtcaaatttccCTAAAGAAAATCTTGACGTTTGTTTTAGTATGGTAGgagaattaaattttgatttttcgtggtcaagaaagaatttatGACAATCAATCAAGAGTTTGTAAAGATTATTTCATCTTAATTTGGTGTGAGTAACTTTAGATTTAATATTTATAGTCATGTTGTGATAGGTTGTAAGTTGTCTTTCTTTTGATATAAGTtgctttggttttgaaaaatatcGAATGAAATGAATTGATTGAACATCCAAAAGATTACATGCAGCATAGTCCAAAAACTCTCCCACCAAGCTTCCTTTGACAACGAGACGTATTATTTTCAATAGCTCGAAGTAAAAAATCGCTGCAATCGGACAAATCAGGTGTGCACGGAACAAGCGAATATATCGTTTAGAAGTTCGCGCGCGGCTGTCGCATTTCCTACCGCAAACTTATGGAGAGAACCGCCTGCCGCGGCTCGACCTCAAGGGCTATTCAAAAAGGTCTTAACCTATCCACGTCGGCTGATGCCTTATTGTTCCACATACAAAACACACGAAGGCTTTCCATGGTGCCAAATATGTTGTCGTTTGAGTATCGTAACATGCAATCCTCGTACCATGCTATTGCTTCCTTCTGATTGGGACAAAGCTGTGTAGGAAGATCTGTGGAGTGGTTGAGGCAACTATGACAAACATCTGGCTTGACATCTCCTCTACAAAGTCCGATTGCATATACTTGGTCAGGATTTTGACCATAAGATGGATTGTAGAACCCGTAGTCATGATTTCAGTGTTGGAGGAGAGACAGGAGAGGAGGTGATTGAGGTTTGCCTTGTCTACACATAAAAGGTACTGTAGGAAGGCTGAAGAGGCGATGGCTTGAGCAATATTCAGCCAGCAAATTGCTGATACAAGTAGTTGTGTTGAACAAACCATTGAGATGTGTTTCTTAAAAACGGTCAGATTTACGCCAAGAAAGCTTTAAGGAAGAAGGTTACTGCATGAAGTAGATCGAAGGCTAACTGTGACACTTTGTATATTGAGGGAAGTCTGTGATCTTGAAAAGTAGTCTACTGTTGAGCAAAAAAACTCAACCATTGTTGCTTACATTTTCTTAGTTATGAAAAGCTCTATTCAATTTTATAAATGACGACCCCGGCCTTTGCGTCccttctaattaattaagaagagTTTATATGAAACTGTACGTAGAGCTAGAAATtcctaaaacctaaacctttttttctccaaaatgaTGTGCCCCATTACTTACTGGTAACCTTGTATGATCTAGTGGAAAATGGGTGAAAATAGGGTATTATctaaatgaagaaattaatcTGCGAAATTAAATAAATGGTTGGTTGAATCAGAAGTACTAGATCGATGAGGACAAGCCAGGAATCTGAAAGGTGCATTACACGTCCTACCAGATAAAATATTCTTTACCATTAGGTTTGTGAAGTGGGTTTCAACTAAAAACTAAGTGAAGTCCTAGAGTATTAAGAGTGCAGGTTTATGACACCTTCAAATGAGACTGCCGCCCAAAACCAGGAGACTTTGAGATTGGAAGTTGAAGAATCAGTAGATTGGACACCGTATTTCGAATTCAGATATACCTGGGATGGGGAGGAAAACAAGCATGTCGACTTCGTCGGGTGTGCTGATGGGAGAACACTAATTAGATACCCAAGTCGGGGTTTGCTTTGTGAAGAGGATGATGAAATTCAGAAAGATGTTTAGGGAGAGAATGGTGCAAATATATACATTGTTAATGAACCATTTCCTTTCTATTGGAGTGTTTTTTGCGTGACAGTTGTTTTTTATTGAtgcaaattatttaaatttaaaagttttaatacactcaaatctcactctcacacaaTAAAAAAGAACTAAATATAGAACAAATCTAAGTTTTTTTATCTCTGAACACTTAAGAAAAATAGTGAGAAAATGCAAGTGAGACGACAAAAATAACTTatctctttgaaaaattttagacATCtcaacattattttttaaaatttgattttaaactgGTAGGCGACAATCTTATGACAttgtgatatattttttaaaacgataaattttatgaaattacacctaaaattctaaaaaaaagttAGTTGGACGGGTCCTGTTCTTcttgtcttctctctctctctgtctctctcgcACACTGCTCTCTCAAAAGGACCGAAGTCTCCCATAATTCTTGACCAAAGCCTTTTTGTTTCAAAGAAATAACTCTAGAGACATCCTCACGTGTGTGAGAGAAAAGAAGCCAAATAAAGGGGCCCACGGTAAGGACTTGATAAAGACAACTCACATGCACTCCATTGAACGCGTCAGCGGCGTGTCGGTACATCATAATTGTGGAAAGGGCATTTTagtatattttttctctttctaaaaaaacaaattcgaATTTTAAAAACTCATCTCCGTCAATTCTCTACTAATTTTCTTCTCCAAACCATTTTTCCCCCCAaatctttccctccctctctccatcacCTCTCCTCATCCCCACCGTGAGTCCGCCACCGTCGATCACTCACGAGCCCGCCACTGTGCGTTCTGCATCTCCGGCCAAAAGTCACCGTCCGTTCTCCATCTCTGGCCGTCTTCCATCTCCGACCGAGCTTCCACCGTCTTGCGCCGACCGAGCTCTCCATTTCCACCGCCGAACGAGGTCCCCCAGTTCCGGCGACCATTTCCCGCATTTCCGGCCTATATCTCCCCATTTCCGGCACCGGTAGCGATCTCCccaatttttgattttttgagttgttttccGATTAGCGTGCTAGCATAAAATTTTTTAGAGGTAGTGCACTAATTTGGATATTGGAATTTAATATTCCTGCTCTTTTCGTGAGTTTTCTCTACAATCAAATAGTGAGTTGTGATTATTTTGGTTGCGGAGGAAGGTTGAAAAGAAATGAAGTTGGCTTGCAATTTTGGCTCATTCTGTGTAGACCCAAGAAAATAACTACTGTTGTTGCAGCAGTTATTAGTGGTGAAAATGGTAATATTATTCTCGCTGTTACTCAAAAGCTGATTTCTTCTGATGCACTCCGAATTCGGAGACCGATAGACTAGTAATAGTATATTAGCTACCTTCGTATGCCATTGCAGTGACCAGAAAGGCAATATTTGCATAGACATGGCAGTGGTTTCTTCAAGACTAGTCTTCCTGTCTGCCATATGCATTCTCATTGCTCCAGCCATTGTTCGGGCACAGGTTGATTATAACTATGACTGCTCAGTTAACCAGGGTAACTACAGCAGTGGCAGTACCGACGAGAAAAACCGGAATCTCGTCCTCTCCCCCCTCTCCTCCAACAGCATTGACATTGACTACGGGTTCTATAATTCGTCTTATGGGGAAAGCCCTGATCACAAAGTATATGCAATTGGACTTTGCAGAGGAGATTTGAAGCCTGATGAATGCCGTAATTGCCTCAATATCGCTAAAGATAATCTCACACTACAGTGTCCCGTTCAGAAGGAAGCAATAGTATTTTATGAAAAGTGCATGTTGCGCTACTCAACCCGCAACATATTTAGCACCATGGATGATACTCCTGAATATACTTGGATGAACAAGCGCGATAACATATCAGACTATTCAGCCGATGAGAAGCTTCAGTTCCGTAAGGACCTCCCGAACTTGTTGCAAAACCTAAGTGGTCGAGCTGCAGCAGGTGGTTCTCACCGTAAGTTTGCAGTAGGAAATGTAGCAGCCCCAAGATCCCAAACAATATATGGAATGGTTCAGTGCACACCTGATTTGTCTGAGCAAGATTGCAACCGATGCTTGAGTGGGGCTATTGATAATTTCTTGAAGTCTTATGCTGACAGCCTAGGTGGGAGAATTCTTAGACCCAGCTGTAATTTTAGGTATGAGAACTACGCCAACTTCCTTGACCACACAGCTTATGCGCCACCGCCGCCTCCGCCGCCACCGCCACCGCGTAAGTGCATCTTTGTGCTTAAAACATAGCAAATGATCGATGTGATTATAAGTTGTGACTAGCGCGTCAATTTGTACTGTCCGGGTTGGCTATTTCTGAGTGGTCTTTGATCAAGAATTTGTTTGTTAAGATTTTCAtgaatacttatttttttaattttaatttttaatttttaaactttttttttccttttcttttttactttgtatcttaagagataatttttttctctAGCGGTGCTATTCCTTATAACTTTTTATAACTTACCAGAAATGCTTTCTTATATTCTTttatctttccattttaaaaatcaatcattggatctATATGATCAATACATGATTCACgtgtagggttggcaattcggatTGGCGAGTCAAGTTAATTTAGGTCGACCTGCTTGACTGGCCAACCGATTATGGGTCAACCCGAACACGACTTGTTTAGTTAAACAAGTCAAACCATTCAACCCGAACACTACCAGCGAGTGACCCGACACGATCCTCTTGACTCGTTTAATAAACAGGTAATCCCGTTTGACCATTTTTGATCCAAATACGACCCGTTTGACTCGTTTCAacatgtatttattatataaagtacatatataattttataaacgggtcaaaccACGTACGAGTCaagtgggttgacccgtttGTGACCCGTTTATTAATTAAACGGTTCAAGcagattgatttttttatgaCCTGAACCCGTTTATGCAAAACACTAATCCTTTAATGTCGTGTTGGGTTCGTGGGTTGTGTTAGAAAATTGTCAGCTCTACCCACGTGTAGGTCATACAGATCCAATAattgattttcaaaataaaagaagagcattcctagtagcctcaccaaaatagttttttagctattttggtgagccaatttgatgaaaactctaaaaaaccactcacaacagcctcaccactttaatcaaaaagttttggtgagtgaaaatactcaccaattttgatgagtaatattcactcactaACTCTCTCACtaattttgtttctcctttttctctcacatgatcagcacgcttttttccttttttctcccattttcttctccatctcccatctctctcacacaatGGTGTCCTTATTTCATAGACATGAAGGTTTCTTTATCCTTGACATAAACATTGTGGTTTTTTCATTTATCttgtctttatttctttcttgaatttggttgagaagcaaacgaaaacttctgtgaatttATTAGCACTGGTCTAATCTCAACATGAAGGTGTATggtagcttgttgtataaaaagattaaatagagaaagaataaagaaatctggaaaaaaaaaaaaaaaaaatatttaaatggaattgtgataatgaatagttaaaatggtaagGCTGCTTAGAGAATTTTGAAAGGGTGACTCACCAGAATAGTGAAAAGTCatttttagctactttggtgagtaaaatttggtgagactgCTAGAAATGCTCTAAGAACAATAGAagaatcccaaaaaaaaaaaaaacattaattctCATAACTTTAACTGCGtaacttgttgagtttcaaaATAACTACTAGTTATGATAGCTCTTTCTCTATGTAACTGCTTAAATTTAAATTCAGCCCCCATAATGTTTTAATGTGAAATTATGTCTGGTTTTCACAGGTAACAAATCTCGAACTGTGATCATTGTAGTTGTGGTGTCCGTTGTTGCTCTCGTGGTGCTAGCCATCTCCATTTACATAGTGTGGAAGCGAAGGTGGAAGAAACCAGGAAGTAAGTAAAAagaaattggaatttgaattatCGCGAAGAAAATAACAGTTACAAAACATGCATGCGCTCGtcatgcatatatatagaaattatgatttttatGAACTCCGagtttgtctcatttttcagACCAATCGAACTCAACAAGAAGTACTAGGACCTCGTCTCCCATGGCTCCTACAGCAACCACTCCATCATCATCTAAATTTCGTTGGGACGTCTTCTTGAGTTTTAGAGGTGTCGACACCCGCAATAACTTCATTGATCACCTCTACACTTCCTTGGTGCAAGAAGGAATTCGCGCCTTTCAAGATGAAGAGAAGCTTCCAAGAGGGGAGACCATCTCTGCCGGACTTCTCAACGCGATCAAAGAATCAAGGATTTTCATTGTAGTTTTCTCCAAAAACTTTGCTTCTTCCTGTTGGTGCCTTGATGAACTTGTGGAGATTATGAGCCATAGGGAAACCACAGGCCGCACTCTTCTTCCCATATTTTATCACATAAAACCCTCGGATGTTCGAAGTCTGAACGGAACTTTCGCAGAAGCATTTGCTATGCATGAAGAGCAGTTTCATAACAATATTGATAAGGTGGATAAGTGGAAAAAAGCTTTTACTAAAGCTGCAGATTATCcaggcttggacctcgaaagcATTGCAAATGGGTATTATGCTATGAACTCTAGCTTGTgctttttcattcatttttcattttattttatttttttgattaattttacATAGGAATTTTTCATTCATCAATTTCATTCTGTTCCGTGGACCAGGATGCTTGTGTTAATTTGttcaatcaattaattaaatccCAAAGTCTAGGCTTGTCATATGTTATTTAACTCTACTTGTTAATTTTTTGGTGGGTCcgaacataaataaatataactatatatataggtacTTAGATGTTTGTCATGCATGACATCAATCTTAGTCTCAAATGATAGTATGATAACATTTGTTTGGTATCCTGAAGACTCATATAATttactttatgtttttttttccatcttctTTCCTTGTACTTACATCATTGTACGTTGTATTTTCCATTTGAATCATAATCATCAGGCGTGAAGCAAAATTCATAAAGAAGATTGTTGACGAAGTTTTGCAAATATTGAAAGGCTCTGAGACGTCGGCCTGAATGTTGCCCACATCCAATAGGAACTCTCATGCTGACGAGAAGGAAGTTCTATTCAACgttatatatatggttaattgTATCGATCTGTGCTGAGAGAaactatgtttttctttttccctcacCAAAggtttcaaaatataaattttcctGTTTGCAACACTATTTGCtgtaatttcataattaatttgTCAATGCCTTTGAATTCGATCTAGGTCAATTGGCACCTTAATTCCCCTTACAAGACCAAGATTAAAGGTGaggaaaatttaataattgtgCTCATGATCGATCAGCTAAGTATCTGATATGGTTGTGCTTTTCATTTTTGTgggttaaggttttttttttttttttgaataaggtATGCATGGTTTCTACTATAATATTGTAGTTTGTATAcagggaaaacttcacaaaagggtattaAATTATCTCGCTTTTTCAATTAAGAGTACCAATATAACAAAACGTTCAACTGACTCTGCCACCTGAATGCAGCTTTTGAACGTAAAAACCATAGATTGAGTGCATATTAAAGGAATTAATTAAAGGAAAACCCTTACCAactaaaaatgaataaaaaagaagggaagaaaGCGAACATTTGAATTAGTCCATGTGGATTCTTCCAAACAACTAGACTCCGCATCTTCACCTGAAAACATTAACCCACCAAATCAACTAAACCTcaataatgaaaaaaagagtTCAGTACTTAGAATATCTAAATATTACATAATATTAATATGCATTGGTGTAGGCAATTCTATAGTGCTGATAATATTGCAGAAGGTTGTAACAAAAACAGGACACAGCAGCAGTAAAATATACAATAAAGAAGAAATAATCCATAACAGAGTTTGTATCCCATATCAGTCCAGCAACAGCCTTCACTTCATGCTTCCAAAGATAGCCCACACTTCAACTACCTGAGAACTAAAACTAACTACACAAACTTACCTGAACAGGCATGTTCATTTTGCCCAGCAAGAACATTTGTTCCTTCCTACCAGCCTTAACACAACAATTACCAGCAAGTACTATTGACAATTATTTTCTCATGTTAAGAAAACAATAATTTAGGAAAAACTACacttaccccccccccccccccccccgaacTTTCACCTCCATTGCAATGTTCTCACactaaaaaaaagttgaaattgaCCCTCAAAACTTCTAGTCCCTTTCACTTAACTCCAtctgttagggttttttttgttaaaagagACGAAAAATGACGATAATATCCCAGCAGACCCAGctgtgggtctcctccaaagattttttttattaattttttttttattattatttaagggCACTTTGATATTTTCACACATCTCAGTAGGGGTATATCGGACATTTCATGCATTTGCCATCCAagttaacagaaaatcctaatgaCAAAGGGTTAAGTGAGAAAGGGCTAATAGTTTGAGgggttaattgtaattttttatttttttatttttttattttattttattttatttttcagtttgggGGGATTGTAATTGAGGTGAAAGTTTAGAGGGTAAGCGTAA contains the following coding sequences:
- the LOC133852037 gene encoding cysteine-rich receptor-like protein kinase 29 isoform X1 is translated as MAVVSSRLVFLSAICILIAPAIVRAQVDYNYDCSVNQGNYSSGSTDEKNRNLVLSPLSSNSIDIDYGFYNSSYGESPDHKVYAIGLCRGDLKPDECRNCLNIAKDNLTLQCPVQKEAIVFYEKCMLRYSTRNIFSTMDDTPEYTWMNKRDNISDYSADEKLQFRKDLPNLLQNLSGRAAAGGSHRKFAVGNVAAPRSQTIYGMVQCTPDLSEQDCNRCLSGAIDNFLKSYADSLGGRILRPSCNFRYENYANFLDHTAYAPPPPPPPPPPRSSKSQTVIILVVAPVVAFVSFVVLAISIYINLRVRKRREKPRIQSNSTTRRTSASMVAPTLPLSSKFRWDVFLSFRGADTRKNFIGHLYSSLERVGIRIFRDEEELPRGETISTALLNAIEESRIFIVVFSKDFASSRWCLDELVEIVDRRKTIGRTLLPIFYHIKPSDVRRQTGTFTEAFARHEEQFHNNIERVHKWKKALTEAANCSGLDLESIANGHEAKFIEKIVEDVLRILKVSDDLNVAHIQ
- the LOC133852037 gene encoding cysteine-rich receptor-like protein kinase 29 isoform X2; this encodes MAVVSSRLVFLSAICILIAPAIVRAQVDYNYDCSVNQGNYSSGSTDEKNRNLVLSPLSSNSIDIDYGFYNSSYGESPDHKVYAIGLCRGDLKPDECRNCLNIAKDNLTLQCPVQKEAIVFYEKCMLRYSTRNIFSTMDDTPEYTWMNKRDNISDYSADEKLQFRKDLPNLLQNLSGRAAAGGSHRKFAVGNVAAPRSQTIYGMVQCTPDLSEQDCNRCLSGAIDNFLKSYADSLGGRILRPSCNFRYENYANFLDHTAYAPPPPPPPPPPRNKSRTVIIVVVVSVVALVVLAISIYIVWKRRWKKPGNQSNSTRSTRTSSPMAPTATTPSSSKFRWDVFLSFRGVDTRNNFIDHLYTSLVQEGIRAFQDEEKLPRGETISAGLLNAIKESRIFIVVFSKNFASSCWCLDELVEIMSHRETTGRTLLPIFYHIKPSDVRSLNGTFAEAFAMHEEQFHNNIDKVDKWKKAFTKAADYPGLDLESIANGREAKFIKKIVDEVLQILKGSETSA